A portion of the Haemorhous mexicanus isolate bHaeMex1 chromosome 3, bHaeMex1.pri, whole genome shotgun sequence genome contains these proteins:
- the LOC132325560 gene encoding taste receptor type 2 member 9-like: protein MEACHSPQQSSVTSYGAMALAIITLEAFPGMWINAFLVCVLCIAWVKKKILNSNEKILLLLGCSRFCYLCFSWVYCCLSTTYPNYLHVQPTFQLIIFFQSFFNCSNLWVSASLSVFYCIKIANFRNSFFIYLKLKTDRIVSWLLLTSLLSALAIGIIAYDIAVTQLSINRNSTGQGNFSKVRGKVDENFFQIYFIYGFGIITSFTAVISSALLLLFSLWRHKCKMQKNSMNSFSMDAHIKAMKSILSFFIMYSINFIFLILLPINSTKKENYVAFLSLLFLYAFPGVHSLILIFSNPKLEKTLIRILSCVKCKDCMR from the coding sequence ATGGAAGCTTGTCACTCTCCACAGCAATCCAGTGTCACTTCATATGGGGCCATGGCTTTGGCCATCATCACCCTGGAGGCATTTCCTGGCATGTGGATAAATGCCTTCCTGGTTTGTGTGCTTTGCATTGCCtgggtgaaaaagaaaatcttgaaCTCTAATGAGAAgatcttgctgctgctgggatgctCCAGGTTTTGCTATTTGTGCTTCTCATGGGTATATTGCTGCCTTTCAACAACTTATCCCAATTACCTTCATGTTCAACCCACATTCCaactaattatattttttcaaagcttttttaaTTGTTCCAACTTGTGGGTCTCAGcctctctttctgttttttattgtataaaaattgccaatttcagGAACAGCTTCTTCATCTACCTGAAACTAAAAACAGACAGGATTGTGTCCTGGCTTTTGTTGACATCATTGCTTTCAGCCTTGGCTATCGGCATCATCGCCTATGACATCGCTGTTACACAGCTCAGTATCAACCGCAATTCCACCGGGCAAGGAAATTTTTCAAAAGTTAGAGGCAAAGTGGATGAAAATTTTTTCCAGATATATTTTATCTATGGCTTCGGAATTATCACATCTTTCACAGCAGTCATCTcttctgcccttctccttctcttttctctctggagaCACAAATGCAAGATGCAGAAAAATTCCATGAACAGCTTCAGTATGGATGCCCATATCAAAGCCATGAAATCTATTCTCTCCTTTTTTATAATGTATAGTATTAACTTCATATTTTTGATCCTGTTACCAATTAAttcaacaaagaaagaaaattatgtggCATTTCTTAGTTTACTATTTCTGTATGCTTTTCCAGGTGTTCATTCCCTTATTCTGATTTTCAGCAATCCTAAGCTGGAAAAGACACTGATAAGGATTCTATCCTGTGTCAAGTGCAAGGATTGCATGAGGTAG